One Equus asinus isolate D_3611 breed Donkey chromosome 26, EquAss-T2T_v2, whole genome shotgun sequence genomic window carries:
- the LOC106840903 gene encoding leukocyte immunoglobulin-like receptor subfamily B member 3 isoform X36: MSPKLTFLLCLGLSVGLRTSGQAGIYRKPSLSALPSPVVTSGGFVTLQCISWQGFDRFILTKEGEHRPSWTLDSQRRHNGQFQALFPVGPVTPSYRWTFRCCGCYRYIHQQCSEPSDPVELLVPGVSGKPSLLSQQGSIMTFGRNLTLQCLSDVGYDRFALSKEGGHNLPQRLSERPQTGRSQADFLLGRVSLSHGGRYRCYGGHKFSSKWSTPSDPLDILVAGVLPDTPSLSVQPGPTVAVGENMTLLCQTRSQRDILFLSKEGTMVSPLRLRSKYQAQQYQAQFSMSPVTSAHGGTYRCYSSFSTSPYELSHPSDALELVVSGPSGDPTSPPTWPNLTSGVQGLKPYQNVLIGISVAFVLLLFLFVLLLIRHRQQGKCRTSAPAQLLMPRKRPSVRRRGGAALGMPP, translated from the exons ATGTCCCCCAAGCTCACATTCCTGCTCTGCCTTG GGCTGAGTGTGGGACTGAGGACCTCAGGGCAGGCAG gAATCTACAGAAAACCCTCCCTCTCAGCCCTGCCGAGCCCTGTGGTGACCTCAGGAGGGTTTGTGACCCTCCAGTGTATCTCATGGCAGGGATTTGACAGGTTCATTCTGACTAAGGAAGGAGAACACAGGCCCTCGTGGACTTTGGACTCACAGCGACGCCACAACGGGCAGTTCCAGGCCCTGTTTCCTGTGGGCCCTGTCACCCCAAGTTACAGGTGGACATTCAGATGCTGTGGCTGTTACAGGTATATCCACCAGCAGTGCTCAGAACCCAGTGATCCCGTGGAGCTCCTGGTTCCTG GTGTGTCTGGGAAGCCCTCCCTCCTGAGCCAGCAGGGCTCTATCATGACCTTTGGACGGAACTTGACTCTCCAGTGTCTCTCTGACGTCGGCTATGACAGATTCGCTCTGTCCAAGGAGGGAGGACATAACCTCCCCCAGCGCCTCAGTGAACGGCCCCAGACTGGACGTTCTCAAGCTGATTTCCTCCTGGGCCGTGTGAGCTTGTCCCATGGGGGCCGGTACAGATGCTATGGTGGACACAAGTTCTCCTCCAAGTGGTCAACCCCCAGCGACCCCCTGGACATCCTGGTGGCAG GAGTACTCCCTGACACACCCTCCCTCTCGGTGCAGCCAGGACCCACAGTAGCTGTAGGAGAGAACATGACCCTGCTGTGTCAGACACGGAGCCAGAGGGACATTTTATTTCTGTCCAAGGAGGGGACAATGGTTTCCCCCCTGCGTCTTAGATCAAAGTACCAAGCTCAGCAGTACCAGGCCCAATTCTCCATGAGTCCTGTGACCTCAGCACATGGGGGGACCTACAGGTGTTACAGCTCATTCAGCACCTCCCCTTACGAGTTGTCACACCCCAGTGACGCCCTGGAGCTCGTGGTCTCAG GACCCTCTGGggaccccacctccccacccacaTGGCCCAACTTAACATCTG GTGTCCAAGGTCTCAAACCGTACCAGAATGTTCTGATCGGGATCTCTGTGGCCTTCGTCCTGCTGCTCTTCCTCTTCGTTCTCCTCCTCATCCGACATCGACAACAGGGCAAATGCAGGACATCAG CTCCAGCCCAGCTGCTGATGCCCAGGAAGAGACCCTCTGTGAGAAGAAGAGGAGGTGCTGccctgggg AT
- the LOC106840903 gene encoding leukocyte immunoglobulin-like receptor subfamily B member 5 isoform X31, giving the protein MSPKLTFLLCLGLSVGLRTSGQAGIYRKPSLSALPSPVVTSGGFVTLQCISWQGFDRFILTKEGEHRPSWTLDSQRRHNGQFQALFPVGPVTPSYRWTFRCCGCYRYIHQQCSEPSDPVELLVPGVSGKPSLLSQQGSIMTFGRNLTLQCLSDVGYDRFALSKEGGHNLPQRLSERPQTGRSQADFLLGRVSLSHGGRYRCYGGHKFSSKWSTPSDPLDILVAGVLPDTPSLSVQPGPTVAVGENMTLLCQTRSQRDILFLSKEGTMVSPLRLRSKYQAQQYQAQFSMSPVTSAHGGTYRCYSSFSTSPYELSHPSDALELVVSGPSGDPTSPPTWPNLTSGGSEDRLSATESGQWKGVQGLKPYQNVLIGISVAFVLLLFLFVLLLIRHRQQGKCRTSDATVKNTQPEEGVELHPQCGQLTGGSQP; this is encoded by the exons ATGTCCCCCAAGCTCACATTCCTGCTCTGCCTTG GGCTGAGTGTGGGACTGAGGACCTCAGGGCAGGCAG gAATCTACAGAAAACCCTCCCTCTCAGCCCTGCCGAGCCCTGTGGTGACCTCAGGAGGGTTTGTGACCCTCCAGTGTATCTCATGGCAGGGATTTGACAGGTTCATTCTGACTAAGGAAGGAGAACACAGGCCCTCGTGGACTTTGGACTCACAGCGACGCCACAACGGGCAGTTCCAGGCCCTGTTTCCTGTGGGCCCTGTCACCCCAAGTTACAGGTGGACATTCAGATGCTGTGGCTGTTACAGGTATATCCACCAGCAGTGCTCAGAACCCAGTGATCCCGTGGAGCTCCTGGTTCCTG GTGTGTCTGGGAAGCCCTCCCTCCTGAGCCAGCAGGGCTCTATCATGACCTTTGGACGGAACTTGACTCTCCAGTGTCTCTCTGACGTCGGCTATGACAGATTCGCTCTGTCCAAGGAGGGAGGACATAACCTCCCCCAGCGCCTCAGTGAACGGCCCCAGACTGGACGTTCTCAAGCTGATTTCCTCCTGGGCCGTGTGAGCTTGTCCCATGGGGGCCGGTACAGATGCTATGGTGGACACAAGTTCTCCTCCAAGTGGTCAACCCCCAGCGACCCCCTGGACATCCTGGTGGCAG GAGTACTCCCTGACACACCCTCCCTCTCGGTGCAGCCAGGACCCACAGTAGCTGTAGGAGAGAACATGACCCTGCTGTGTCAGACACGGAGCCAGAGGGACATTTTATTTCTGTCCAAGGAGGGGACAATGGTTTCCCCCCTGCGTCTTAGATCAAAGTACCAAGCTCAGCAGTACCAGGCCCAATTCTCCATGAGTCCTGTGACCTCAGCACATGGGGGGACCTACAGGTGTTACAGCTCATTCAGCACCTCCCCTTACGAGTTGTCACACCCCAGTGACGCCCTGGAGCTCGTGGTCTCAG GACCCTCTGGggaccccacctccccacccacaTGGCCCAACTTAACATCTG GAGGCTCAGAGGATCGACTCTCTGCAACAGAGTCAGGCCAGTGGAAGG GTGTCCAAGGTCTCAAACCGTACCAGAATGTTCTGATCGGGATCTCTGTGGCCTTCGTCCTGCTGCTCTTCCTCTTCGTTCTCCTCCTCATCCGACATCGACAACAGGGCAAATGCAGGACATCAG AT